In the genome of Xenopus laevis strain J_2021 chromosome 1S, Xenopus_laevis_v10.1, whole genome shotgun sequence, one region contains:
- the cr1b gene encoding fibroblast growth factor receptor ligand 1 precursor (The RefSeq protein has 5 substitutions compared to this genomic sequence) — MQFLRFLAILFLSAKHFTKYCKGESCVGLNCNDTVLLQAIKSNTISQFLQDTINATHGKSPVKSAKTLPFLGITDSKKLNRKCCQNGGTCFLGTFCICPKQFTGRHCEHERRPASCAGVPHGDWIRQGCLLCRCVSGVLHCFKPESEDCDVVHEKDMRSGVLRMKLSLFIYYLFIANLFYHMLRHLNIGL; from the exons ATGCAGTTTTTAAG ATTTCTTGCCATCCTTTTTCTCTCTGCTAAACATTTCACCAAGTATTGCAAAG GTGAATCTTGTGTGGGTTTGAATTGTAATGACACAGGGTTATTACAGGCAATTAAGAGCAACACAATCAGTCAGTTCTTGCAGGATACAATAAATGCCACCCATGACAAGAGTCCAGTAAAATCTGCTAAGACTTTGCCCTTCTTGGGTATCACAGACA gtaaAAAGTTAAACAGAAAATGCTGTCAGAATGGAGGCACTTGTTTCTTGGGGACCTTTTGCATCTGCCCTAAGCAATTTACTGGTCGGCACTGTGAACATGAAAGGCGGCCGGC AAGCTGCGCCGGTGTTCCCCACGGAGACTGGATCCGCCAGGGCTGCTTGCTGTGTAGATGTGTGTCTGGTGTCCTACACTGTTTCAAGCCAGAGTCTGAGGACTGTG ATGTGGTGCATGAAAAAGATATGAGATCGGGGGTCCTGAGAATGAAACTCAGTTTATTcatctattatatatttattgcaaattTCTTTTACCACATGCTTCGGCATTTGAATATTGCACTTTAA